Sequence from the Rhodococcus jostii RHA1 genome:
GTCCGGGTCGGCCCGCTCGCCGGCAGCCGTGACGGTTGCCATGTCGGGTGTCCCCGGCACCTGGACGGTTCCGGTGTCCGCGCTGCCCGCTGCCCAGGCACCGCCGCCGAGGTCGAATCGCGCCGGGTCGGGAGCGGCGCTCGCCGTTCGAGGTCCGCACACGACGGCGACTGCCGGTGCCGGGAGGTCGAGGGAGTGCTGTGCCTCTTCGAGTCGGCCGAACAGGTCGAGACCGTGGAAGTGGCCGGCCACGGCCACCACCGCCGGACGCGCCGAGGTGAGGATGTGTGCGATCTCGTGCGTGTTGTAGCGGGTGTTGACGCCGATGACGTGTGCACCCACAGCGGACGCGGCAAGTTGCCAGACGATCGCGTCCGACCAGTTCGGCAGCAGGACGGCCACACACTGCCCGCGCCGGACGCCTACCCGCAGAAGTTCCGACTTCAGCGCGTCGACGCGGGCACGAAGTTCGGCGCGGCTGGTGACGACCGGCTCGCCCTCGACGACGTCGAGGGTGGCGGCGGCACCCGGGTCGGCGGTCACGAGTTCGTCGAGCAGCGAGGCGAGTGTGTCACGACGCGTCGCCGTATCGTGCGCCGTCACGAGAGCACCACCGCCGCACGCAGTTCGGTCAACCACTCGTCCGCCACCGAGGCGAAGTCGTCGATCTCCTCCATGGGGTAGTGGCCGATGCCCTCGAGCAGGGTGAACGACGCAAGTCCGGGACGGGCGGCGTCGAGCGCCGACACGGACTGCTCGACGCGTCCGGCGTCGATCCACGGGTCCTGCGCTCCGGCGACGAGCCTGAGAGGACAGGTGATCTCGGCGATCCGGTCGCGCACGTCGTGCGTGCCCCAGCCGATCAGGTCGGACGACGAGATCTCCGGGTCCTCACGCTTGTGCATCGTGGCGATCAGGTGCGCTTTCGCCTCGGGCACGGCATGTCCGACGGAGGCGAGCGTGCCCAGGTAGGTGCGGTCGGCACGGCTCGGCCCGGCGACATCCTCGAGTTCGCGGCGCAACCCTCCTACGTTGACGCGACCGGGACCGGCCTCCGCTGCCATCGCAATCGCTCCGGCCAGCGGCCTCGACGACCGCGTGGCGAGCTCGAGTGTCAGTTTGCCACCGATGGAACACCCGACGACGAAGGGTCTTTCGACGGCGAGCGCATCGAGGACCTTCCCGAGCCAGTCTCCGAAGGCGACAATGCTGGTGACGGGACCGTCGACCGCGGGCTCGGAGCGTCCGTGCCCCGGAAGGTCGGGGACGATCACCCGGTAGCCCCGGTCTGCCAGTTCGGACGCGACGTGCCGCCAC
This genomic interval carries:
- a CDS encoding alpha/beta fold hydrolase; this translates as MIEARYLEIDGALGFVEIITPDNQPATEAPTVLCLHTAGQSGVQWRHVASELADRGYRVIVPDLPGHGRSEPAVDGPVTSIVAFGDWLGKVLDALAVERPFVVGCSIGGKLTLELATRSSRPLAGAIAMAAEAGPGRVNVGGLRRELEDVAGPSRADRTYLGTLASVGHAVPEAKAHLIATMHKREDPEISSSDLIGWGTHDVRDRIAEITCPLRLVAGAQDPWIDAGRVEQSVSALDAARPGLASFTLLEGIGHYPMEEIDDFASVADEWLTELRAAVVLS